Proteins encoded in a region of the Elizabethkingia bruuniana genome:
- the lipA gene encoding lipoyl synthase: MSNETLTNDTTTQKPKWIRVKLPTGKNYRELRTLVDKYKLNTICQSGSCPNMGECWGEGTATFMILGNICTRSCGFCGVKTGKPLDVNWDEPEKVARSIKLMKIKHAVLTSVDRDDLKDMGSILWAETVNAVRRISPGTTMETLIPDFQGITKHIDRLIEVAPEVISHNMETVKRLTREVRIQAKYERSLEVLRYMKEAGQRRTKTGVMLGLGEEKDEVFQTIEDIRNANVDVITLGQYLQPTKKHLPVKRFITPEEFDEYGAFARSLGFRHVESSPLVRSSYHAEKHIH; encoded by the coding sequence ATGAGTAACGAGACATTAACTAACGATACTACAACTCAAAAACCTAAATGGATTAGGGTAAAGCTACCAACAGGGAAAAATTACCGCGAGTTAAGAACACTTGTAGATAAGTACAAACTAAATACAATTTGTCAGAGTGGAAGTTGCCCTAATATGGGGGAATGTTGGGGAGAAGGAACAGCAACTTTTATGATTCTGGGGAATATCTGTACCAGAAGCTGTGGATTTTGCGGGGTGAAAACCGGAAAGCCGCTAGATGTTAACTGGGATGAACCTGAAAAAGTAGCCCGTTCCATCAAGTTAATGAAAATCAAACATGCTGTATTAACTTCTGTAGACAGAGATGACCTGAAAGATATGGGATCTATCCTGTGGGCAGAAACAGTAAATGCAGTACGAAGAATATCTCCGGGAACAACAATGGAAACATTAATTCCGGATTTCCAGGGAATAACAAAACATATTGACAGGCTTATAGAGGTAGCTCCGGAGGTAATTTCCCATAATATGGAAACCGTGAAAAGGCTTACCCGTGAGGTGCGTATTCAGGCAAAATATGAAAGAAGTCTGGAAGTACTTAGATATATGAAAGAGGCAGGACAGCGTCGTACCAAAACCGGAGTAATGCTGGGATTGGGTGAAGAAAAAGATGAAGTATTCCAGACTATTGAAGATATCAGAAATGCAAATGTTGATGTTATTACACTAGGGCAATACTTACAACCTACTAAGAAACACTTACCGGTAAAAAGATTTATTACACCGGAAGAGTTCGATGAATATGGAGCTTTTGCGAGAAGCCTAGGCTTCAGACATGTGGAAAGCTCTCCATTGGTGCGTTCTTCTTATCATGCAGAAAAACACATCCACTAA
- a CDS encoding RNA polymerase sigma factor yields the protein MNEESLIHLIRKAQSKDQKAQTQLINMFWVDVFSFIMKKVQDDILADEITVNVFSKVLTKLDLFDPSFQFKTWILTIAQNTVIDYWRKKSREAEDATGDLEEVKNVFVKSPEELLISEEENDEILQIVASMDANYQDIIRLRFFEEKSIKEIAEELNLSVANTKVRIMRAKKVLAELLKNNELYNE from the coding sequence TTGAACGAGGAATCCTTAATCCATCTTATCCGGAAAGCACAAAGTAAAGATCAGAAGGCACAAACCCAATTGATCAATATGTTCTGGGTGGATGTTTTTTCTTTTATAATGAAGAAAGTTCAGGATGATATCCTTGCAGATGAAATTACAGTAAATGTATTTTCCAAGGTTTTAACGAAGCTGGATTTATTCGATCCGAGTTTTCAGTTTAAAACGTGGATTCTGACGATTGCCCAGAATACTGTGATCGATTACTGGAGAAAGAAAAGCCGTGAAGCAGAAGATGCAACCGGAGATCTGGAAGAAGTGAAAAATGTTTTTGTAAAATCACCGGAAGAACTATTGATTTCTGAAGAAGAAAATGATGAGATCCTACAAATTGTTGCCTCTATGGATGCAAATTATCAGGATATTATCAGACTTAGATTCTTTGAAGAAAAGAGTATAAAAGAAATTGCTGAAGAGCTGAATCTCTCAGTTGCTAATACTAAAGTCAGAATTATGCGGGCGAAAAAGGTATTGGCAGAATTATTAAAAAATAACGAGTTATACAATGAGTAA
- the tyrS gene encoding tyrosine--tRNA ligase codes for MNAFIEELKWRGLWADMTPGTEDQLNKEMTTAYIGFDPTADSLHIGSLIPIKILAHFQRHGHKPIALVGGATGMIGDPSGKSAERNLLDEETLLYYVDCLKNQLSRFLDFEGDGPNRAELVNNYDWMKNVTFLDFAKNIGKHITVNYMMAKDSVKKRFSGEDGADGMSFTEFTYQLLQGYDYLHLYKEKGVKLQMGGSDQWGNITTGTELIRRKAQGEAFALTTKLITKADGSKFGKSESGENYWLDAKRTSPYRFYQFWLNATDEDGERFIRFYTFLEKEEIEKLIEEHRTAPHERKLQKKLAEEVTVWVHGRNEYERALKASEILFGRSTAEDLVSLDEELFLQIFDGVPQKEVAKSEVIGSNIVDLISDKSGFLKSKGEAKRELTGNAISVNKEKVNDTFEVSEKDLIDGKFLLLQKGKKSYFIVKTV; via the coding sequence ATGAATGCTTTTATTGAAGAACTGAAATGGCGCGGGCTATGGGCTGACATGACGCCGGGGACTGAAGATCAACTCAACAAAGAGATGACTACAGCCTATATCGGTTTCGATCCAACAGCAGATTCGTTACACATTGGGAGCCTTATTCCGATTAAGATTTTGGCTCATTTTCAACGTCACGGCCACAAACCAATTGCTTTGGTAGGCGGTGCAACAGGAATGATAGGTGACCCATCCGGCAAGTCCGCAGAACGTAATCTGTTAGATGAGGAGACCCTATTGTATTACGTAGACTGTTTAAAAAATCAGCTGTCAAGATTTTTAGATTTTGAAGGTGACGGCCCTAACAGAGCTGAGCTGGTAAACAACTACGACTGGATGAAAAATGTTACTTTCCTTGATTTTGCAAAAAATATCGGAAAGCACATTACTGTAAACTACATGATGGCAAAAGACTCTGTGAAAAAACGTTTTTCGGGAGAAGATGGTGCCGATGGAATGAGCTTTACAGAGTTTACTTATCAGTTATTGCAAGGTTATGATTACCTGCATCTATATAAAGAGAAAGGTGTAAAACTACAAATGGGAGGTTCTGACCAGTGGGGAAATATCACCACAGGAACTGAGCTTATCCGTAGAAAAGCACAGGGTGAAGCTTTTGCACTTACCACTAAATTAATCACTAAAGCAGACGGATCCAAGTTTGGAAAATCTGAAAGCGGAGAAAATTACTGGTTGGATGCTAAAAGAACTTCTCCATACAGATTCTACCAATTCTGGTTAAATGCTACAGATGAAGATGGTGAAAGATTCATCAGGTTCTATACTTTCCTTGAAAAAGAAGAAATAGAAAAACTAATAGAAGAGCACAGAACAGCTCCGCATGAACGTAAACTTCAGAAGAAATTAGCTGAAGAAGTTACGGTATGGGTACATGGCCGCAATGAATATGAAAGAGCTCTTAAAGCTTCTGAAATATTATTTGGACGTTCTACTGCTGAGGACTTGGTTAGCCTTGATGAAGAACTATTCCTTCAGATTTTTGATGGTGTTCCACAAAAAGAAGTTGCAAAATCTGAAGTTATCGGAAGCAATATTGTAGATCTTATTTCAGATAAGTCAGGATTCCTTAAATCTAAAGGTGAAGCTAAAAGAGAACTTACCGGAAATGCTATTTCTGTAAATAAAGAGAAAGTGAATGATACTTTTGAAGTTTCAGAAAAAGATCTTATTGACGGAAAATTCCTTTTATTACAAAAAGGAAAGAAAAGTTACTTTATTGTAAAGACTGTATAA
- a CDS encoding lipoprotein encodes MKKILPLISLLFFGLIIKAQYVEPEKADKEAAKRKASEVITMPTQKFDSLQAKSMLALGKGTIVGEAFTRQKNGYGMKILGKVKANKIKVILFPVTPYFEEYYKLWSDKSKNNPKKNRYVYMDRNAMRYRIEAITNSDGEFTFPNMKPGKYYLYGSMDYSLNYNYNKYTGSGYDNYGRIDYYSPSSYSKDYNEFLETFVEVKADGEVVKVKLK; translated from the coding sequence ATGAAAAAAATACTTCCTTTAATATCTTTATTATTCTTTGGGCTTATTATCAAGGCTCAATATGTAGAACCTGAAAAAGCAGACAAAGAAGCTGCCAAGAGAAAAGCTTCCGAAGTAATTACAATGCCTACTCAGAAATTTGATTCGCTACAAGCCAAAAGTATGCTTGCATTAGGAAAGGGAACAATTGTAGGTGAAGCTTTTACCAGACAAAAGAATGGATACGGAATGAAAATATTAGGAAAAGTAAAAGCCAATAAAATAAAAGTAATTCTGTTCCCTGTTACACCTTACTTTGAAGAATATTACAAGCTTTGGAGTGATAAAAGCAAGAATAACCCTAAGAAAAACAGGTACGTTTATATGGACAGAAATGCGATGAGATATCGTATAGAAGCTATTACCAATAGCGATGGAGAATTCACATTTCCCAATATGAAGCCCGGGAAATATTATCTTTACGGAAGTATGGATTATAGCCTGAATTACAACTATAATAAATATACAGGAAGTGGCTATGACAATTATGGCAGAATAGACTACTACTCCCCGAGTTCTTACAGTAAAGACTATAATGAATTTTTAGAAACTTTTGTTGAAGTAAAGGCTGATGGAGAGGTTGTAAAAGTAAAACTGAAATAA
- a CDS encoding ATP-grasp domain-containing protein produces MKLAFVGNKLQEKFSTGTTNDEDTDLLNFLKEKGLDISLVIWNDNNINWTDYDVVIIKSPWDYHEHVTEFSDWLDSLHKLQIKVLNPVDTIKWNSNKHYLKDINGKGLPVIRTEYISKGNEFRDEFFEMFDTDNLVVKPCVSAGAKNTITVSKETISDKRAEINTLISEEDYMVQPFVNEIKEGEWSFLFFNGKYSHCALKKPKQGDFRVQHYHGGSISYPEADPKHIAQAEEYLKVVPQQTLYARVDGVLINNTFQLMELELIEPYLFLNSDAALFENYYQALLQHI; encoded by the coding sequence ATGAAATTAGCATTTGTAGGTAATAAGTTACAGGAAAAGTTTTCCACGGGAACAACTAATGATGAAGATACAGATTTATTGAATTTTCTGAAAGAAAAAGGACTGGATATTAGTTTAGTCATATGGAATGACAACAATATAAATTGGACAGATTATGATGTAGTTATTATAAAATCCCCATGGGATTATCATGAGCATGTTACTGAATTTTCGGATTGGCTGGATTCTCTTCACAAGTTGCAGATTAAAGTTTTGAACCCTGTAGATACTATTAAATGGAATAGTAATAAACATTATCTTAAAGATATTAATGGCAAAGGACTTCCAGTGATTCGGACGGAGTATATTTCTAAAGGAAACGAATTCCGGGATGAGTTTTTTGAAATGTTTGATACGGATAATCTTGTTGTAAAACCTTGTGTAAGTGCTGGAGCCAAGAATACAATAACAGTAAGTAAAGAGACTATTTCCGATAAAAGAGCTGAAATAAATACTTTGATTTCGGAAGAAGATTATATGGTTCAGCCTTTTGTAAATGAAATAAAAGAAGGAGAGTGGTCATTTCTGTTTTTTAATGGTAAGTACAGTCATTGTGCATTGAAAAAGCCAAAGCAGGGAGATTTCAGAGTGCAGCATTATCACGGTGGAAGCATCAGTTATCCTGAGGCGGATCCGAAACATATAGCTCAGGCAGAAGAGTATCTGAAAGTAGTTCCTCAACAAACACTCTATGCCCGTGTAGATGGAGTACTTATAAATAATACATTTCAGCTAATGGAGTTAGAACTTATAGAACCTTATTTATTCTTAAACTCGGATGCCGCATTATTCGAAAACTATTATCAGGCTTTGTTGCAGCATATTTAA
- a CDS encoding isopenicillin N synthase family dioxygenase: protein MDKIPSVDLRDFLSDNPERKQKFVNEIGKAYEEIGFVALKGHFLDDNLVDNLYGEVRNFFELPLETKQKYEIQGIGGQRGYVGFGKETAKGFKKGDLKEFWHFGQYLQEGSKYATEYPDNVIVDELPKFNEVGKETYQMLEKTGQYVLRALALHLGLDEFYFDKYIAEGNSILRPIHYPPITHEPDDAVRAAAHGDINLITLLMGAQGKGLQVQNHNGDWIDAIAEPDELMINVGDMLSRHTNNKLKSTIHRVVNPPRELWSTSRFSIPFFMHPVSEMPLNALEKTIDENNPKLYPDTTAGEFLHERLVELGLIKK from the coding sequence ATGGATAAAATCCCAAGTGTAGACCTGCGTGATTTCCTTTCGGATAACCCGGAACGCAAACAGAAATTTGTAAATGAAATCGGAAAAGCTTACGAAGAAATTGGATTTGTTGCCCTTAAAGGACACTTTTTGGACGACAATCTGGTAGACAATCTCTACGGAGAAGTAAGAAATTTCTTCGAACTGCCACTAGAAACTAAACAGAAGTACGAAATCCAGGGAATTGGAGGACAACGTGGTTATGTTGGTTTTGGAAAAGAAACGGCAAAAGGTTTTAAAAAGGGAGACCTTAAAGAATTTTGGCATTTTGGACAATACCTTCAGGAAGGTTCCAAATATGCAACTGAGTACCCAGACAATGTAATTGTAGATGAGCTACCTAAATTCAACGAAGTTGGAAAAGAAACTTATCAAATGTTGGAGAAAACAGGACAGTATGTATTGAGAGCTTTGGCTCTTCACCTTGGACTGGACGAGTTTTATTTTGACAAGTATATTGCAGAAGGTAATTCAATCCTTAGACCAATTCATTATCCGCCAATCACTCACGAACCAGATGATGCGGTACGTGCTGCTGCACATGGAGACATTAACCTTATTACACTTCTTATGGGAGCACAAGGGAAAGGTCTTCAGGTTCAGAATCACAATGGTGATTGGATTGATGCTATTGCTGAACCGGATGAATTAATGATTAATGTTGGAGATATGTTATCCAGACATACCAACAACAAACTGAAATCTACAATTCACAGAGTTGTTAATCCGCCAAGAGAATTATGGAGTACTTCCAGATTTTCTATTCCTTTCTTTATGCACCCGGTGAGCGAAATGCCACTAAATGCATTAGAAAAAACGATTGACGAAAACAATCCTAAATTGTATCCTGATACAACTGCCGGAGAATTCTTACATGAAAGACTTGTAGAGTTAGGATTGATTAAGAAGTAA
- a CDS encoding alpha/beta hydrolase: MNINYLVRKPEVITPKTQLLVMLHGYGSNEEDLFSFVPTLPEDWLIVSLRAPKDSPYGGYSWYDIDFSSADRFIDIEEATDAMKSILNLIRDIKEEYQLTERTHLMGFSQGGILSYSMALTYPELFNKIAILSAYPETKILQNISKDKKAFTEMRFFISHGMEDAVIPLDMGRAAADMLYDLGCFFSFREYVSGHNINQKNYMDLMAFLS; encoded by the coding sequence ATGAACATAAATTATTTGGTGAGAAAACCTGAAGTTATCACTCCAAAAACACAACTTTTGGTTATGCTTCACGGTTATGGAAGTAATGAAGAAGACCTTTTTAGCTTTGTACCTACTCTGCCGGAAGACTGGTTAATCGTTAGCCTAAGAGCCCCTAAGGATTCACCTTACGGAGGTTATTCTTGGTACGATATAGATTTTTCTTCTGCAGACAGATTTATCGATATAGAAGAGGCCACTGATGCTATGAAAAGCATTCTGAACCTGATAAGAGATATAAAAGAGGAATATCAGCTTACTGAAAGAACTCATTTAATGGGATTCAGTCAGGGTGGTATTTTATCCTATTCTATGGCATTAACGTATCCTGAACTCTTTAATAAAATTGCGATACTTAGTGCTTATCCGGAGACTAAGATTCTTCAGAATATCAGCAAGGATAAAAAAGCATTTACAGAAATGCGTTTCTTTATTTCCCACGGAATGGAAGATGCTGTAATTCCTTTGGATATGGGGAGAGCGGCGGCAGATATGCTGTATGATCTCGGATGTTTTTTCTCATTCCGGGAATATGTAAGCGGGCACAATATCAATCAGAAAAACTACATGGACTTAATGGCGTTTCTTTCTTAA
- a CDS encoding aminopeptidase, with translation MKIRDIYQNISTREIRMQSGIHPVPKIIACFFLFSSFCVKAQKDSISLQIKLDENRYVAHIQQKIVYQNRLSRPVDSIKLLSWANAYRNRRTPLGKRKLQERKTALYFSNKEKLGYIENLRVDFSKDVKSYSDERGENIYLGLKQPLPQNGKITLNLEYDIHIPASDFTGYGYGDNQMLLKYFFIVPDSFEDSKLSEKSYLDLDENQNNGSYWNINFEKGPYIIQSNLHQKDSYTFEGSLYEDPEFMVSHTENTKMDFDVDKQKVTLDLGYTISSEEQANLAFLVPLQLKFIKDKIGFLPGKIFISDRARDRNGFIGSDDIKFRKWKFKLFSDPEKSDFNYFSVISQNVVNQSFLADKNTDHWLYNGLRTYLEIEYLNKNYSDKKLAGNLPDQIRLWKIKPLKWFEVSKIKLTDRYGLAYDYILNQNLDQSINTHLQDLSKFNITAVSSFETGLIFSMLNDKTQSFDSFVQEYLAKNRSKKIDSKDFMTQLDSYTNHTSEFLEKFVQHKNRVNFNLRSFKKTDDNQLELRVSKNTPLKIPFKVEAEDFNGKIKSYWFNTTESIDKQVYRIPNDSTKKISINNDYTFPEANFRDNYLYTKGMFSNMKKIRFKLFTDIPNPEYNEVYVAPILSWNNYDKFLLGMKFTNKSLIDRKFVYSLVPYYSTGTSQLTGSAGASYQFMPADSFFRSWLFAANGSYFHYDYNLPYKKVNLLTSINFAKDPRSQVSRNLGFSYSYFERTLSPALIAKNDYDKYNLWNISYSYSDNKAIHENYLMTNLQWMEDFQKLSAEYYYRWEYAKDKKVMLRAFGGLFIENKTRNNLFNFGLSRVSNYSFSYGLLGQSATDGVLSQQFILAEGGFKSDFKNFVNSWVVSTNVDAHLWKMFNVYADAGLYKNKGQNMKFIWDSGIKLKVIPDFLEIYFPVQSSLGFEPAFKGYGSRIRYMLNLNLGAVIGYFRRGVF, from the coding sequence ATGAAAATTCGGGACATCTATCAAAATATTTCAACTCGGGAAATCCGTATGCAGTCAGGAATACATCCTGTCCCGAAAATTATTGCCTGTTTTTTCCTATTCTCTTCTTTCTGTGTAAAGGCTCAGAAAGATAGTATAAGCCTACAGATAAAGCTGGACGAAAACAGATATGTTGCACACATACAGCAGAAAATTGTCTATCAGAACAGACTTTCGCGTCCTGTAGATTCTATAAAATTATTATCGTGGGCAAACGCCTACCGAAACAGAAGAACACCATTAGGCAAGCGAAAATTGCAGGAAAGAAAAACTGCATTATACTTCAGTAACAAAGAAAAACTGGGGTATATAGAGAATCTGAGAGTAGATTTTTCGAAAGATGTGAAGTCTTATTCTGATGAAAGGGGTGAAAATATATATCTTGGATTAAAACAACCTCTTCCACAAAACGGAAAAATAACATTAAATCTGGAGTATGATATCCATATTCCTGCATCCGATTTTACAGGTTACGGTTATGGAGACAACCAGATGCTTCTGAAATATTTCTTCATTGTTCCGGATAGTTTTGAAGATTCTAAACTATCAGAAAAATCATATCTGGATTTGGATGAAAACCAAAATAACGGCAGCTATTGGAATATTAATTTTGAAAAAGGCCCATATATTATTCAGTCCAACCTGCATCAGAAAGACAGCTATACCTTTGAAGGCTCCCTGTATGAAGATCCGGAATTTATGGTTTCGCATACAGAAAATACCAAAATGGATTTTGATGTAGACAAGCAAAAAGTCACACTGGATTTAGGCTACACAATATCCTCGGAAGAGCAGGCAAACCTTGCTTTTTTGGTTCCTTTACAATTAAAATTCATTAAAGATAAAATCGGTTTTTTACCGGGTAAGATTTTTATTTCCGATCGGGCGAGAGACCGAAACGGATTTATTGGAAGTGATGATATAAAGTTCCGCAAATGGAAATTCAAATTATTTTCTGATCCTGAAAAATCCGATTTCAATTACTTTAGTGTCATCTCCCAGAATGTTGTTAATCAATCTTTCTTAGCTGACAAGAATACAGATCACTGGTTGTACAACGGATTAAGAACCTATCTGGAAATAGAATACCTGAATAAAAACTATAGTGATAAAAAACTAGCCGGAAATCTTCCAGATCAGATTAGATTATGGAAAATAAAACCTCTGAAATGGTTCGAAGTTTCAAAAATAAAATTGACAGATCGTTATGGGCTTGCTTATGATTATATTCTCAATCAGAATTTGGACCAAAGCATAAATACCCATTTACAAGATCTTAGTAAGTTTAATATAACGGCTGTAAGCAGCTTCGAAACCGGGCTTATATTCAGTATGCTGAATGATAAGACGCAAAGCTTCGATAGTTTTGTTCAGGAGTATTTAGCAAAAAACCGTAGTAAGAAAATTGACAGTAAGGACTTCATGACCCAGTTGGATTCTTATACTAATCATACGAGTGAATTTTTAGAAAAATTTGTTCAGCATAAAAACAGGGTAAACTTTAATCTCAGATCTTTTAAAAAGACAGACGACAATCAGCTGGAGTTAAGAGTATCTAAGAATACACCACTAAAAATCCCTTTCAAAGTAGAAGCTGAAGATTTTAACGGGAAAATAAAATCCTATTGGTTCAACACTACTGAAAGTATCGACAAACAGGTTTACAGAATACCAAATGACAGTACTAAAAAGATTTCTATAAATAACGATTACACCTTCCCTGAAGCCAACTTCAGAGATAACTATCTTTATACAAAAGGAATGTTTTCTAATATGAAAAAAATTAGATTCAAGTTATTTACTGACATTCCTAATCCGGAGTATAATGAAGTCTACGTTGCTCCGATATTATCATGGAATAACTATGACAAATTCCTTCTCGGAATGAAGTTTACAAACAAAAGTCTTATAGACCGTAAATTTGTATACTCGCTTGTTCCATATTACAGTACCGGGACCAGTCAGCTGACAGGTTCTGCGGGAGCTAGTTATCAATTTATGCCGGCAGATTCTTTCTTTAGAAGCTGGCTATTTGCAGCTAATGGCTCTTATTTCCATTACGATTATAACCTTCCGTATAAAAAGGTAAACCTTCTTACCAGCATCAATTTTGCAAAAGATCCAAGAAGCCAGGTAAGCCGAAACTTAGGGTTCTCTTACAGCTACTTCGAAAGAACACTTTCTCCTGCTCTGATTGCAAAAAATGATTATGATAAGTATAACTTGTGGAATATCTCTTATTCATATTCTGACAACAAAGCTATTCATGAAAATTACCTGATGACTAATCTTCAATGGATGGAAGACTTCCAGAAGCTATCTGCTGAATATTATTACCGTTGGGAATATGCTAAAGATAAAAAAGTAATGCTAAGGGCTTTCGGAGGTTTGTTTATAGAGAACAAAACCCGAAATAACCTTTTCAACTTTGGTCTTTCCAGAGTTTCTAACTATTCATTTAGCTATGGTCTTTTGGGCCAGTCAGCTACGGACGGGGTACTTTCTCAGCAGTTTATTCTTGCAGAAGGCGGATTTAAATCCGATTTTAAAAACTTTGTGAACAGTTGGGTTGTTTCCACCAATGTGGATGCCCACTTATGGAAAATGTTCAACGTTTATGCAGATGCTGGCTTGTACAAAAACAAAGGCCAGAACATGAAGTTTATCTGGGATAGTGGTATCAAACTAAAAGTAATTCCTGATTTTCTGGAAATTTATTTCCCGGTTCAGTCTTCTCTGGGATTCGAACCTGCATTCAAAGGATACGGAAGCCGAATCCGATACATGCTGAATCTTAATCTGGGGGCCGTGATTGGATACTTCAGAAGAGGAGTGTTCTAA
- a CDS encoding serine hydrolase domain-containing protein has translation MKYLNRKVLITLLSIFSYSYISAQQGQNIIKNKIDSLLDTETIKPFNGVILVSLNGKNLYLNTKGYSNLKYKTPLKTDDQFISGSIGKQFTSALVLQAYENNLLAMDVPIRKYLPELSQSWKDTITIKLLLNHTSGIEALDKPTLFVPGTQFDYSHSTVTYDLLAKILEKLYHKSFAEITAALFQKCGMKDTYHPDIKKYTKLTTPYTENKNGQLDIETNSFMYSHAPAGGSFITTALDLGKWNQLYFEGKLLKKKTMEQLFTKQKNSVRNHPVFGLTEYGLGITIDTSDNLLMAGQTGFVPGFVTENYYFPKNHVGVTVLSNVDYNSGGFKESFRYHTAILNIVRKYLQHKK, from the coding sequence ATGAAGTATTTAAACAGAAAAGTATTAATTACATTACTTTCAATTTTTTCATATTCTTATATCAGTGCTCAGCAAGGGCAAAACATTATAAAAAACAAAATAGATTCGTTGCTTGACACTGAAACTATCAAGCCCTTTAATGGTGTTATTCTGGTTTCTCTAAACGGAAAAAATCTGTATTTAAATACAAAAGGGTATTCTAATCTGAAATACAAAACGCCTTTAAAAACAGATGACCAGTTTATTAGTGGATCTATAGGCAAACAGTTTACTTCTGCTTTAGTATTACAAGCCTATGAAAATAATTTGTTGGCTATGGATGTTCCCATTCGAAAATATCTGCCAGAATTATCACAATCCTGGAAAGATACGATCACAATAAAACTGCTTCTAAATCATACCAGCGGTATAGAAGCTTTGGATAAGCCTACATTATTTGTACCGGGAACTCAGTTCGACTACTCCCACTCTACTGTTACTTATGATCTTCTGGCTAAGATACTGGAGAAGCTATATCATAAATCTTTTGCAGAAATCACAGCTGCGTTATTCCAAAAGTGCGGAATGAAAGACACCTATCATCCGGATATCAAAAAGTACACGAAACTAACAACTCCTTATACTGAAAATAAAAACGGACAATTAGATATTGAAACAAATAGCTTCATGTATTCTCATGCTCCTGCAGGAGGAAGCTTTATAACAACAGCATTAGACTTGGGTAAGTGGAATCAGCTTTATTTTGAAGGGAAATTACTTAAAAAGAAAACAATGGAACAATTGTTTACCAAGCAAAAGAATTCGGTAAGAAACCATCCTGTTTTTGGATTAACAGAATATGGACTGGGAATTACTATTGATACCAGTGACAATCTTCTAATGGCTGGCCAAACCGGATTTGTTCCCGGATTTGTTACAGAGAATTATTACTTCCCGAAAAACCATGTTGGCGTTACTGTTCTGAGTAATGTTGACTATAATTCCGGAGGATTTAAAGAAAGCTTCCGGTATCATACAGCAATTTTAAACATTGTACGGAAGTATCTGCAACACAAAAAATAA